A single Cottoperca gobio chromosome 5, fCotGob3.1, whole genome shotgun sequence DNA region contains:
- the kbtbd8 gene encoding kelch repeat and BTB domain-containing protein 8 — protein sequence MAASGEVGKLLQVQNGTPPSTNYNGVDAVHACNILQQLKALYDEAQLTDIDVEVDHGKTFSCHRNVLAAISPYFRSMFTSGLTESSQREVRIVGVESESMHLVLDYAYTSRVTLSECNVQALFTAASIFQIPALQDQCAQFMISRLDPQNCIGVYMFADAYGHQELKESSQDYIRKKFLCVSWEQEFLQMTKEQLVSILNNDDLNVEKEEHVYESIVRWLEHDLSGRQAHLAEVFTQCIRLPLLDEAFLSQVPAPFACALSLSTDAAEAKARLTGTNGCPQRLGMTASEMVICFDAAHKHSGKKQTVPCLDTATGRVFKLCKPPNDLREVGILVSSENDLYIAGGYRPSNSEVSIDHRAESDFWQYEHAGNRWLPRAPLLRARIGCRLLLCYGKLYALGGRVYEGDGRNALKSVECYDARDNCWTAVSAMPAAMEFHSAVEYRDRIYVLQGEYFFCFDPRKDYWSHLAPMSVPRSQGLAALYKNCIYYIAGICRNHQRTFTMEVYDIEKNTWSRKRDLPFDQATSPYIKAMLLQGKLHLFVRATQVMVEEYVFRTSRKNSLYQYDDEADAWTKVYETPDRLWDLGRHFECVVAKLYPQCLQKVL from the exons ATGGCTGCCAGTGGAG AGGTAGGGAAGCTGTTACAAGTACAAAATGGAACACCTCCAAGCACCAACTACAACGGGGTAGATGCTGTCCATGCCTGTAACATCCTTCAACAACTCAAAGCCTTGTATGATGAAGCACAGCTCACAGACATCGACGTAGAAGTGGACCATGGCAAGACGTTCTCATGTCACCGAAATGTCCTTGCTGCAATCAGCCCGTATTTTAG GTCCATGTTCACCAGTGGCCTTACAGAGAGCAGCCAGCGTGAGGTCCGAATTGTTGGGGTGGAATCTGAATCCATGCACCTCGTCCTAGACTATGCCTACACATCCAGGGTTACGCTCTCAGAGTGTAATGTCCAGGCCCTGTTCACTGCAGCCAGCATTTTCCAGATTCCTGCATTGCAGGACCAGTGTGCCCAGTTCATGATCAGCAGACTTGACCCCCAGAACTGTATTGGGGTCTACATGTTCGCTGATGCCTATGGACATCAGGAGCTTAAGGAAAGCTCACAGGACTACATCCGCAAGAAG TTCTTGTGTGTGTCATGGGAGCAAGAGTTCCTCCAGATGACCAAGGAGCAGTTGGTCAGCATTTTAAACAATGATGACCTCAACGTGGAGAAAGAAGAGCATGTCTATGAGAGCATTGTCCGTTGGCTTGAGCATGATCTGTCTGGCCGGCAGGCCCACCTAGCCGAAGTTTTTACCCAATGCATTCGTCTGCCCTTGTTGGATGAGGCCTTCCTAAGTCAGGTACCTGCCCCCTTCGCTTGTGCCCTATCCCTGTCTACTGACGCGGCTGAGGCCAAAGCCCGCCTCACTGGCACCAATGGTTGCCCACAGCGCCTGGGTATGACTGCTTCTGAGATGGTCATCTGCTTCGATGCCGCTCACAAACACTCAGGGAAGAAGCAGACAGTGCCTTGCCTGGACACAGCCACAGGAAGGGTGTTCAAGCTCTGCAAACCACCCAATGATCTCCGGGAGGTCGGTATCTTGGTGTCTTCAGAGAATGACCTCTACATTGCTGGAGGTTACAGGCCGAGCAACAGTGAAGTGTCCATAGACCATCGGGCAGAGAGCGACTTCTGGCAGTACGAACACGCAGGCAACCGATGGCTTCCACGCGCACCTCTGCTGAGGGCGAGGATAGGCTGCAGGCTTTTGCTCTGCTATGGGAAGCTTTATGCACTGGGAGGCAGAGTATATGAAGGTGATGGGCGAAATGCATTAAAGTCAGTAGAGTGCTATGATGCCAGGGACAACTGTTGGACAGCAGTGAGTGCTATGCCAGCGGCCATGGAGTTTCACAGTGCTGTGGAGTACAGGGACCGCATCTATGTCCTCCAAG GTGAGTATTTCTTCTGCTTTGATCCCCGTAAGGACTATTGGAGTCATCTTGCCCCGATGAGTGTCCCTCGGAGTCAGGGTCTAGCTGCCTTGTATAAGAACTGCATCTACTACATTGCCGGCATCTGCAGGAACCACCAGCGCACCTTCACCATGGAGGTCTACGACATTGAGAAGAACACATGGAGCCGTAAGAGAGATCTGCCCTTTGACCAAGCCACAAGCCCGTATATAAAGGCCATGCTGCTGCAAGGCAAGCTGCACCTGTTTGTACGAGCCACACAGGTCATGGTGGAGGAGTACGTGTTTCGCACCAGCCGCAAGAACTCCCTTTACCAGTACGACGACGAGGCAGATGCATGGACCAAAGTCTACGAGACACCTGACCGCCTCTGGGATCTGGGTCGCCATTTTGAATGTGTTGTGGCCAAACTGTACCCACAATGTCTACAGAAAGTGCTTTGA